One Leucoraja erinacea ecotype New England chromosome 3, Leri_hhj_1, whole genome shotgun sequence genomic window carries:
- the LOC129695386 gene encoding vimentin-like isoform X2 yields the protein MRSSSYSTKTTSVSRCNKSGPRVQSPSPSRHRSHSSESLAGGRGRSRGPAVERNEKEEMQQLNGIFEGYIDKARSLERRKGQLRQEAAALRERLREPGGPEAEYQQQLKELRELVEELAHRKGLAKIETGNVQEHINCWRLKCQEELDLQGEAERVLREFQKDVTDANLRKAELERKMEEVAGEMGFLKLLHDEEVTDLTRQIEESKVSAELESARPDLGAALRSIRVEMEEISARNLRDTEAWYKSKLNSLHQHASRFDGQIQTTKEEINILQRETDELESEINSLRSINQCLEDQLDDMETRHLGKAANLQQAISQLEFHLRETQSQMSRYLQEYQDLLHVKVKLDAEIATYRKLLEAEEDRLGLIHKSEGASSVMREKRTESITRNVEKHMTFKVTA from the exons ATGAGGAGCTCTTCCTACAGCACGAAGACCACCTCCGTAAGCAGATGCAACAAGAGCGGCCCGAGGGTCCAGAGCCCTTCCCCGTCCCGCCACCGGTCCCACTCCAGCGAGTCCCTGGCAGGGGGAAGGGGCCGCTCCAGGGGGCCGGCGGTGGAGAGGAATGAGAAGGAAGAGATGCAGCAACTGAACGGCATCTTCGAAGGTTACATCGACAAGGCGAGGAGCCTGGAGCGGCGCAAAGGGCAGCTACGGCAGGAGGCGGCGGCGCTGAGGGAGCGCCTCAGAGAGCCCGGGGGGCCGGAGGCAGAgtaccagcagcagctgaaggagcTGAGGGAGTTGGTGGAGGAGCTGGCACACCGGAAAGGGCTGGCTAAGATCGAGACCGGCAACGTCCAGGAACACATCAACTGCTGGAGGCTGAAGTGTCAGGAGGAGCTGGATCTACAGG GTGAAGCCGAGAGGGTCTTGCGGGAATTCCAGAAGGATGTTACTGATGCCAACCTGCGGAAAGCGGAGCTGGAGAGGAAGATGGAGGAGGTGGCGGGCGAGATGGGATTCCTGAAGTTGCTGCATGATGAAGAGGTGACCGACCTGACCCGTCAGATCGAGGAGTCCAAGGTGTCGGCCGAACTTGAGTCGGCCCGTCCGGATCTGGGAGCGGCCTTGAGGTCCATCCGGGTGGAGATGGAAGAGATTTCCGCCAGGAACCTGAGAGATACCGAGGCCTGGTACAAGAGCAAGCTGAACAGCCTCCATCAGCACGCCAGCAGGTTCGACGGGCAGATCCAGACCACCAAGGAGGAGATCAACATCCTGCAGCGGGAGACAGACGAGCTGGAGAGCGAGATCAACTCCCTCCGAAGCATCAACCAATGCCTGGAGGACCAGCTGGACGACATGGAGACCAGGCACCTGGGGAAAGCAGCCAACCTTCAACAGGCCATCTCCCAGTTGGAGTTCCATCTACGGGAGACCCAGTCCCAGATGTCCCGGTACCTGCAGGAGTACCAGGACCTGCTGCACGTTAAGGTGAAGCTGGACGCTGAGATTGCGACGTACAGGAAGCTATTGGAAGCCGAGGAGGACAGACTGGGGCTGATTC
- the LOC129695386 gene encoding vimentin-like isoform X1, whose amino-acid sequence MRSSSYSTKTTSVSRCNKSGPRVQSPSPSRHRSHSSESLAGGRGRSRGPAVERNEKEEMQQLNGIFEGYIDKARSLERRKGQLRQEAAALRERLREPGGPEAEYQQQLKELRELVEELAHRKGLAKIETGNVQEHINCWRLKCQEELDLQGEAERVLREFQKDVTDANLRKAELERKMEEVAGEMGFLKLLHDEEVTDLTRQIEESKVSAELESARPDLGAALRSIRVEMEEISARNLRDTEAWYKSKLNSLHQHASRFDGQIQTTKEEINILQRETDELESEINSLRSINQCLEDQLDDMETRHLGKAANLQQAISQLEFHLRETQSQMSRYLQEYQDLLHVKVKLDAEIATYRKLLEAEEDRLGLIHKSEAGASSVMREKRTESITRNVEKHMTFKVTA is encoded by the exons ATGAGGAGCTCTTCCTACAGCACGAAGACCACCTCCGTAAGCAGATGCAACAAGAGCGGCCCGAGGGTCCAGAGCCCTTCCCCGTCCCGCCACCGGTCCCACTCCAGCGAGTCCCTGGCAGGGGGAAGGGGCCGCTCCAGGGGGCCGGCGGTGGAGAGGAATGAGAAGGAAGAGATGCAGCAACTGAACGGCATCTTCGAAGGTTACATCGACAAGGCGAGGAGCCTGGAGCGGCGCAAAGGGCAGCTACGGCAGGAGGCGGCGGCGCTGAGGGAGCGCCTCAGAGAGCCCGGGGGGCCGGAGGCAGAgtaccagcagcagctgaaggagcTGAGGGAGTTGGTGGAGGAGCTGGCACACCGGAAAGGGCTGGCTAAGATCGAGACCGGCAACGTCCAGGAACACATCAACTGCTGGAGGCTGAAGTGTCAGGAGGAGCTGGATCTACAGG GTGAAGCCGAGAGGGTCTTGCGGGAATTCCAGAAGGATGTTACTGATGCCAACCTGCGGAAAGCGGAGCTGGAGAGGAAGATGGAGGAGGTGGCGGGCGAGATGGGATTCCTGAAGTTGCTGCATGATGAAGAGGTGACCGACCTGACCCGTCAGATCGAGGAGTCCAAGGTGTCGGCCGAACTTGAGTCGGCCCGTCCGGATCTGGGAGCGGCCTTGAGGTCCATCCGGGTGGAGATGGAAGAGATTTCCGCCAGGAACCTGAGAGATACCGAGGCCTGGTACAAGAGCAAGCTGAACAGCCTCCATCAGCACGCCAGCAGGTTCGACGGGCAGATCCAGACCACCAAGGAGGAGATCAACATCCTGCAGCGGGAGACAGACGAGCTGGAGAGCGAGATCAACTCCCTCCGAAGCATCAACCAATGCCTGGAGGACCAGCTGGACGACATGGAGACCAGGCACCTGGGGAAAGCAGCCAACCTTCAACAGGCCATCTCCCAGTTGGAGTTCCATCTACGGGAGACCCAGTCCCAGATGTCCCGGTACCTGCAGGAGTACCAGGACCTGCTGCACGTTAAGGTGAAGCTGGACGCTGAGATTGCGACGTACAGGAAGCTATTGGAAGCCGAGGAGGACAGACTGGGGCTGATTC